The following coding sequences lie in one Arachis hypogaea cultivar Tifrunner chromosome 9, arahy.Tifrunner.gnm2.J5K5, whole genome shotgun sequence genomic window:
- the LOC112709464 gene encoding uncharacterized protein, whose translation MDTAKKNSVQKRPSKKYKGTRRKHIMRDERYNGSKNDTIGGGLSGIGTSLGGTSGSVGPTIEELDSDYDKPYDYESEAFNSPVSSEDEGRTAYDAFNEETEYGEVEFKVGQTFTTMEAFKSALKDYFVYEGKDVMYLKNEKQRVKTLFNEHNCGRNFSSNLADRQWVTSKLVKRLLTQPDMKPKQAMEYMIEDYNIQLSGKMISRALKAAREEVIGDEGAQYGKIRDYLMELHRTNPGSTARLDVIPQPKSLPLFDRLYISLDACKKGFIEGCRPLIGLDGCFLKGYYGGQLLSAVGQDGNNHFFVIAYAVVPNECKDTWKWFLTQLQHDLALKDIFPRAFHRNCVLHIWKNFIKQFKDQQTKQLVWDCARCTTQIEFKAAMEKLKQISVPAWEYLDRFDPAAWSKAFFSPGPKVDNITNNMCEVWNAKILHTGVSQY comes from the exons ATGGACACAGCTAAGAAAAATTCTGTCCAAAAAAGGCCTTCTAAGAAGTATAAGGGCACTAGAAGAAAACATATTATGAGAGATGAAAGGTATAATGGAAGTAAGAATGACACTATAGGTGGTGGTTTAAGTGGCATTGGAACTAGTTTGGGTGGCACATCCGGGAGTGTTGGGCCAACTATTGAGGAATTGGATTCGGATTATGACAAGCCATATGATTATGAAAGTGAAGCTTTCAACAGCCCAGTGTCATCTGAGGATGAAGGGAGGACTGCATATGATGCCTTTAATGAAGAAACTGAGTACGGGGAGGTTGAATTTAAAGTTGGACAAACCTTCACTACAATGGAAGCATTCAAGAGTGCGCTGAAGGATTATTTTGTATATGAGGGTAAAGATGTTATGTATCTGAAGAATGAGAAGCAGAGG GTAAAAACTTTGTTCAATGAGCATAATTGTGGGAGGAATTTCAGCAGCAACCTTGCTGATAGGCAGTGGGTAACTTCAAAGTTAGTTAAGAGGCTTCTTACTCAGCCAGACATGAAGCCAAAGCAAGCTATGGAATACATGATCGAAGACTACAACATCCAACTGAGTGGTAAAATGATAAGCAGGGCACTTAAGGCAGCTAGGGAGGAGGTAATTGGCGACGAAGGAGCACAATATGGTAAGATTAGGGATTACCTGATGGAACTGCATAGGACAAACCCTGGTTCAACTGCAAGATTAGACGTGATACCTCAGCCAAAGTCTCTCCCTTTGTTTGATAGACTATATATAAGCTTGGATGCTTGCAAGAAGGGCTTTATAGAAGGATGCAGGCCTTTGATTGGATTAGACGGTTGTTTTCTTAAGGGCTATTATGGCGGTCAGCTACTATCAGCAGTGGGTCAAGATGGCAATAACCATTTCTTTGTTATTGCATATGCAGTTGTGCCGAATGAGTGTAAGGACACTTGGAAATGGTTCTTAACACAACTTCAGCATGACTTAG CCTTAAAGGACATATTTCCAAGGGCTTTTCATAGGAACTGCGTATTACACATTTGGAAGAATTTCATCAAGCAATTTAAGGACCAACAGACCAAGCAACTTGTATGGGATTGTGCACGTTGCACCACACAAATTGAGTTCAAGGCAGCTATGGAAAAGCTGAAACAGATCAGTGTTCCAGCTTGGGAATATCTTGATAGGTTTGATCCAGCTGCTTGGTCAAAGGCGTTTTTTAGTCCCGGACCCAAGGTTGACAATATCACCAATAATATGTGTGAAGTTTGGAATGCTAAGATATTGCATACAGGGGTAAGCCAATACTGA
- the LOC112711562 gene encoding uncharacterized protein, with product MQQQEQEQPQQQQQQPPLRRREEEHASLSPSTKLRSQNHLEAGPDPYRRTRPEGSDRSPVVPQRNLSPLKVDGVRRVGSGNKGVSDGFEGKDYDWHSGCRRSGQPRSRSPPVELVRKRAHFDDGTGHGNCSPPPVGLRPRYELSQTMDCCVDDENLDAKRVYGDREKEFIDSRFGGGHGIVDHKFVMRENEAGGSYRSIADMGLAPRYEETDMGVAPRYEENDGHLPPQSRSVPMARFDHERPQRRDPLPMDKTHIAASHNEAEKTMYHARGVSYYAVSPPYTKDFAGTSHIRGYGNSSMEMSRSDFLRSRGNGVYLRTSYDVPRSSGKLAEPVGFNGHGQRPSVHTSRDPEIGQRSMMCHQQCEFSPARAEHADFINSKLQVNSAQDERVYQYDDIPRRVAPHGRVDYEQPLMDYDNRELSGPYISHPDLDRTEKSEDSYGYQRRVVLHDHPPLQRPRYSDYHDMRRTSNAPTQGETYSHSGYSYPEIGKRTPQDHKVSYLGAPEVDRLSNPRSEFESRRDGGSGLHQERFHSPPLSMPNSGTYRQAVRVQEMRQDFGNHGHPDRFLKRKYNANDEADVHDFRRIRSSKWDGAEEFQDLYESEEWVDDEDMDMMYSSGDIGSNHNMYVKYKSKYNELEYDDFPSDDWILPQESMGHVQRHSIRYQKYSSQNIKHHPRASTASWYKSQQHSKRNAIHKQPKVWKKYHGYDESKHTTNDESSEDWVCATESEPTEGSEEFEQMVHEAFLMFSKRLNLNSSVYRRYRDQGKAGSLYCIVCGRSSSKEFMDTQRLVTHAFMSHKVGLRTKHLGLHRAICVLMGWDTIVPQDTVTWVPQILPHSEAMAQKEDLIIWPPITIIHNISMYDDNPQNWKVVSMETIESFLRGKGFVRGRIKLCLGKPADQSVILVKFLGTFGGLGDAERLHRYLSDNNHGRNEFERVKSEGIKSCNIKETREGDRVEKILYGYVGIAEDLDKLDFNSKKWSMVKSRKEIEDLDNAPVKPDERR from the exons atgcaacaacaagaacaagagcaaccacagcaacagcaacaacaaccaccactCAGAAGACGCGAGGAAGAGCATGCTTCGCTGTCTCCATCTACGAAGCTGCGCTCTCAGAACCATCTCGAGGCGGGTCCCGACCCTTACCGGAGGACCCGCCCTGAGGGCTCAGACCGATCACCGGTTGTCCCGCAGAGGAATTTGAGCCCACTGAAGGTTGATGGAGTGAGAAGGGTTGGTTCTGGAAATAAAGGGGTTAGTGATGGTTTTGAAGGAAAGGATTATGATTGGCATTCGGGTTGCCGAAGGAGTGGCCAGCCCCGGTCAAGGTCCCCACCTGTTGAACTAGTCAGGAAAAGGGCACATTTTGATGATGGGACTGGGCATGGGAACTGTTCACCACCGCCTGTGGGGTTGAGACCAAGATATGAGCTGTCACAGACCATGGATTGCTGTGTTGATGATGAAAATCTGGATGCAAAGCGAGTTTATGGTGATAGAGAGAAAGAATTCATTGATAGCAGGTTTGGTGGTGGGCATGGTATAGTGGATCACAAGTTTGTGATGCGTGAAAATGAGGCAGGAGGTTCGTATAGGTCAATTGCGGATATGGGTTTAGCTCCAAGGTATGAAGAAACTGACATGGGTGTAGCTCCACGGTATGAAGAAAATGACGGGCACTTGCCCCCACAGTCTAGGAGTGTTCCTATGGCTAGGTTTGACCATGAAAGGCCACAACGAAGAGACCCTCTACCTATGGATAAGACACACATTGCAGCATCCCACAATGAGGCTGAGAAAACTATGTATCATGCAAGGGGTGTCTCATATTATGCAGTTTCTCCCCCTTATACGAAGGATTTTGCAGGCACTTCTCACATCCGTGGTTATGGAAACTCCTCCATGGAAATGTCAAGGAGTGATTTTCTACGTTCACGTGGTAATGGAGTTTATTTGCGTACATCTTATGATGTGCCAAGGAGCAGTGGAAAACTAGCAGAACCTGTAGGATTTAATGGACATGGGCAAAGGCCATCAGTACACACTAGTAGAGATCCTGAAATTGGGCAGAGGAGTATGATGTGCCACCAACAGTGTGAGTTTAGTCCTGCTAGGGCTGAGCATGCGGATTTTATTAATTCTAAATTACAGGTTAATTCAGCACAGGATGAGCGTGTATATCAGTATGATGATATACCTAGAAGAGTAGCTCCTCATGGTCGAGTAGACTATGAGCAACCATTAATGGATTATGATAATAGGGAGTTATCCGGACCTTATATCTCACATCCAGATTTAGATAGAACTGAAAAGAGTGAAGATTCTTATGGCTATCAAAGGAGGGTTGTTTTACATGACCACCCTCCATTACAAAGGCCAAGGTATTCTGACTATCATGATATGAGAAGAACATCAAATGCACCGACACAAGGTGAGACCTATTCACATTCTGGGTATAGTTATCCTGAAATTGGAAAGAGAACACCACAAGATCATAAAGTTTCATATCTGGGTGCGCCAGAGGTTGATCGATTATCAAATCCGAGATCAGAATTTGAATCTCGAAGAGATGGAGGTTCAGGACTTCATCAAGAAAGGTTTCACAGTCCTCCTTTGTCTATGCCTAATTCTGGAACCTACAGACAAGCTGTCAGAGTGCAAGAAATGAGACAGGATTTTGGCAATCATGGCCATCCagatagatttttgaaaagaaaatacaatgCTAATGATGAAGCTGATGTGCATGATTTTAGAAGAATAAGATCAAGTAAATGGGATGGAGCCGAAGAATTTCAAGATTTATATGAAAGTGAAGAGTGGGTAGATGATGAAGATATGGATATGATGTATTCATCTGGTGATATTGGATCCAACCATAACATGTATGTGAAGTATAAGAGTAAGTACAATGAGTTGGAGTATGATGATTTTCCATCTGATGACTGGATATTACCTCAAGAGTCTATGGGACATGTACAAAGACATTCGATTCGGTATCAGAAGTATTCCAGTCAAAATATAAAGCATCATCCAAGGGCTAGTACTGCAAGCTGGTATAAATCCCAGCAACATTCTAAAAGAAATGCAATTCATAAGCAACCTAAAGTTTGGAAAAAGTATCATGGTTACGATGAAAGTAAGCATACAACTAATGATGAATCATCTGAAGATTGGGTTTGTGCCACAGAATCTGAACCAACTGAGGGCTCTGAGGAGTTTGAACAAATGGTTCATGAGGCTTTCTTAATGTTCTCCAAGAGGTTGAATCTGAACTCATCTGTCTATAGAAGGTACCGGGATCAAGGAAAAGCTGGTAGTTTGTACTGCATTGTATGTGGCAGAAG CTCCTCGAAGGAGTTCATGGACACTCAACGCCTAGTTACCCATGCTTTTATGTCCCATAAGGTTGGGCTTAGAACAAAGCATTTGGGTCTTCACAGAGCAATTTGTGTTCTGATGGGATGGGATACTATTGTTCCTCAAGATACAGTGACTTGGGTTCCCCAGATATTGCCTCATTCAGAAGCTATGGCTCAAAAGGAGGATCTGATTATCTGGCCTCCAATTACTATCATCCATAACATATCAATGTATGATGACAATCCACAGAACTGGAAGGTTGTGAGCATGGAAACGATTGAATCTTTCCTAAGAG GTAAAGGCTTTGTAAGGGGAAGAATCAAATTATGCCTAGGGAAGCCTGCGGATCAAAGCGTTATCTTGGTGAAATTCCTCGGTACCTTTGGTGGTCTGGGAGATGCAGAGAGGCTTCACAGATATCTTTCTGACAATAATCATGGCAGGAATGAATTTGAGAGAGTAAAATCTGAAGGCATCAAAAGCTGCAACATCAAAGAAACACGTGAAGGAGACAGAGTGGAGAAGATTCTTTATGGTTATGTTGGAATTGCAGAGGATTTGGACAAACTAGATTTCAATAGTAAGAAATGGAGTATGGTAAAGAGCAGGAAGGAGATAGAGGACCTGGACAATGCTCCTGTTAAACCTGACGAGAGGCGATAG
- the LOC112711561 gene encoding pleiotropic drug resistance protein 2, translated as MEMEESLDSGEIMSSIRRSIGIGSSSRRSWASASGRGGSEVWSKEREGEDDEEELKWAAIERLPTFERMRKSIVKQVLENGSSNYEEIDIFKLGINEKKRFLEAMLRTVEEDNEKFLSRMRDRIDRVGIEIAKVEVRFEHLFVEGDAYKGTRALPTLFNSTLNALETVLRSIKIFPSNKSVVKILQDVSGILRPARMTLLLGPPGSGKTTLLKALAGKLDRDLRASGRVTYNGHELSEFVPQRTCAYISEQNLHHGEMTVRETLDFSGRCLGVGTRFELLVELTRREKQSGIKPDPEIDAFMKATAVEGQETSLITDYVLKLLGLEICADTLVGDQMRRGISGGEKRRLTTGEMLVGPAKVFLMDGISTGLDSSTTFQIVKFLRQLVHIMDVTMIISLLQPAPEAYDLFDDIILLSEGQIVYQGPRENVLDFFESVGFKCPERKGVADFLQEVTSRKDQEQYWFKRDTPYHYITVSEFVAHFYNYRIGQKICEDLQVPFDRSKSHPAALVQEKYGIPKLELFKACFAREWLLMKRSSFIYIFKTTQIMIMSLIAMTVFFRTTMKHGQLQDGGKFYGALFFSLINIMFNGMAELALTIFRLPVFFKQRDLLFFPAWAFALPVWIFRIPLSFIESGLWVCLTYYTIGFAPPASRFFRQFLAFFCVHQMALSLFRFIAALGRTQIVANTLGTFVLLLVFVLGGFIIARDDIEPWMIWGYYASPMMYGQNAIAINEFLDKRWSAPNTDPRIPEPTVGKALLRARGMFTEDYWYWISVGALLGFSLLFNICFIAALTFLNPFGDSKSIIVDDEDEMEGTTKQSTELAERSNPDDSKAKRGMVLPFRPLSLAFNHVNYYIMPSEVKKQGVEENRLQLLRNVSGAFRPGLLTALVGVTGAGKTTLMDVLAGRKTGGYIEGSIYISGYPKNQETFARVSGYCEQNDIHSPNLTVYESVVFSAWLRLGKEINKETKMMFVEEVMKLVELNLMRNFLVGLPAINGLSTEQRKRLTIAVELVANPSIIFMDEPTSGLDARAAAVVMRTVRNTVDTGRTVVCTIHQPSIDIFEAFDELLLMKRGGQIIYGGPLGLHSQKLIEYFEAIPGVPKIRDGYNPATWMLEISSPAVESQLGVDFAELYNKSELYQRNQELIEELSTPLPGTKDLYFPTRYSQSFITQCKACFWKQQMSYWRNPTYNAIRFFMTIAVGIIFGFIFWKKGDKTETEQDLINLVGAMYTTIFFLGSTNTNAVQPVVAIERTVFYRERAAGMYSALPYAIAQVAIECIYVAIQTMIYTLIIHSMMGFLWHADKFFWLYYFIFISFVYFTLYGMMTVALTPNHQIAAIVMSFFLMFWNMFAGFLIRKSQIPIWWRWFYWASPPAWTIYGLLTSQIGDKDSPVAVPGSGTLSVRHYLEKQMGYHYNFLGEVAVAHVAFVLIFLFVFAYSIRYLNFQTR; from the exons CTACCAACTTTTGAGAGGATGAGAAAGAGCATAGTCAAGCAAGTTCTTGAGAATGGAAGCTCTAACTATGAAGAAATTGATATATTCAAGCTTGGTATCAATGAAAAGAAGAGGTTCTTGGAAGCTATGCTCAGAACTGTTGAAGAAGATAATGAGAAGTTCCTCTCCAGAATGAGGGACAGGATTGACAG GGTGGGTATAGAGATTGCTAAGGTTGAAGTTCGATTTGAGCATTTATTTGTAGAAGGTGATGCATATAAAGGAACCAGAGCATTGCCAACACTATTCAACTCCACACTCAATGCTCTTGAG ACAGTTCTTAGATCAATTAAAATTTTCCCCTCAAATAAAAGTGTTGTGAAGATACTACAAGATGTTAGTGGAATCCTCAGGCCAGCaag AATGACCTTGCTTTTGGGGCCTCCAGGATCAGGAAAAACTACACTGCTGAAGGCACTTGCTGGGAAATTGGACAGGGATTTAAGG GCATCAGGAAGAGTCACCTACAATGGTCATGAGTTATCAGAGTTTGTTCCTCAAAGAACATGTGCTTATATCAGTGAGCAAAATCTTCATCATGGAGAAATGACAGTGAGAGAGACATTAGACTTTTCGGGACGCTGCTTGGGAGTCGGAACGAGGTTTGAACTATTGGTGGAGTTGACAAGAAGAGAAAAGCAATCAGGAATCAAGCCGGATCCCGAGATAGATGCTTTCATGAAAGCTACAGCAGTTGAAGGTCAAGAAACAAGTCTCATTACAGATTATGTTCTTAAG CTTCTTGGATTGGAAATATGTGCTGATACTTTGGTAGGAGATCAGATGAGAAGGGGAATATCCGGAGGAGAAAAAAGGCGGTTAACTACCG GTGAGATGTTGGTAGGACCTGCAAAAGTTTTCTTAATGGATGGGATCTCGACCGGTTTGGATAGCTCCACAACATTCCAAATAGTCAAATTCTTGAGGCAACTAGTTCATATCATGGATGTTACAATGATAATCTCGCTTCTGCAACCTGCACCAGAAGCTTATGATCTCTTTGATGACATAATCTTGCTTTCAGAAGGCCAGATTGTCTACCAAGGACCACGCGAAAATGTTCTTGATTTTTTCGAAAGCGTAGGCTTCAAATGCCCGGAAAGGAAAGGAGTTGCTGACTTTTTACAGGAGGTTACTTCCAGAAAGGATCAAGAGCAGTACTGGTTCAAAAGGGACACACCTTATCATTATATCACTGTTTCTGAGTTTGTAGCTCACTTCTATAATTACAGAATTGGCCAAAAGATTTGTGAAGATCTTCAGGTTCCTTTCGACCGCAGTAAATCTCATCCTGCTGCTTTGGTTCAAGAAAAATATGGGATACCAAAGTTAGAACTCTTCAAGGCTTGCTTTGCTAGAGAATGGCTACTGATGAAGCGCAGCTCTTTTATATACATATTCAAGACAACTCAGATCATGATCATGTCTTTGATTGCTATGACAGTGTTCTTTAGAACAACAATGAAACATGGCCAACTTCAGGATGGGGGAAAATTTTATGGTGCATTGTTCTTCAGTCTCATCAATATAATGTTCAATGGAATGGCTGAGCTTGCTTTGACTATTTTTAGGCTCCCCGTTTTCTTCAAGCAGAGAGATTTGTTATTTTTTCCGGCTTGGGCATTCGCACTTCCAGTATGGATATTTCGGATCCCTCTATCTTTCATTGAGTCAGGGTTATGGGTTTGCCTTACTTATTACACTATAGGGTTTGCTCCACCTGCAAGTAG GTTTTTTCGTCAGTTCTTAGCATTCTTCTGTGTTCATCAGATGGCTTTATCACTTTTCCGATTCATTGCGGCTCTAGGAAGAACACAAATTGTGGCAAATACACTTGGTACCTTTGTACTGCTACTTGTTTTTGTGCTTGGTGGATTCATTATAGCCAGAG ATGATATTGAACCTTGGATGATATGGGGCTATTATGCATCTCCAATGATGTATGGTCAAAATGCCATTGCCATCAATGAATTCCTTGACAAAAGATGGAGTGCT CCTAATACGGACCCGAGAATTCCTGAGCCTACAGTTGGGAAAGCTCTTCTCAGGGCTAGAGGCATGTTTACAGAAGACTATTGGTACTGGATTTCTGTTGGTGCTCTCCTAGGCTTTTCGCTACTCTTCAACATTTGTTTCATTGCTGCTCTGACATTTCTGAATC CATTTGGTGATTCCAAATCAATTATTGTGGATGATGAAGACGAGATGGAGGGAACTACAAAACAGA GCACTGAGCTAGCAGAAAGAAGCAATCCAGATGATTCAAAAGCCAAGAGGGGAATGGTGTTACCCTTTCGGCCCCTATCGCTTGCATTCAATCACGTGAACTACTACATTATGCCATCT GAAGTTAAAAAACAAGGAGTTGAAGAGAATCGGTTACAATTACTAAGGAATGTTAGTGGAGCTTTCAGGCCTGGATTACTAACAGCATTAGTAGGTGTAACTGGTGCTGGAAAAACTACATTGATGGATGTTCTTGCAGGAAGAAAAACTGGTGGTTACATTGAAGGAAGCATCTACATATCTGGTTATCCAAAGAACCAAGAAACATTTGCAAGGGTTAGCGGTTATTGTGAACAAAATGATATCCATTCTCCAAATCTAACAGTCTATGAATCCGTCGTGTTTTCTGCTTGGCTGCGTCTTGGTAAAGAGATCAACAAAGAAACAAAGATG ATGTTTGTTGAGGAAGTTATGAAGCTTGTTGAGCTAAATCTGATGAGGAATTTTCTAGTAGGCCTTCCTGCCATTAATGGTTTATCAACTGAACAAAGAAAGAGACTCACCATTGCTGTGGAATTGGTTGCAAATCCTTCTATCATATTTATGGATGAGCCAACTTCTGGACTTGATGCTAGAGCCGCAGCAGTCGTTATGCGTACCGTCAGAAATACAGTGGATACTGGTAGAACTGTAGTCTGCACCATTCATCAACCAAGCATTGACATATTTGAAGCTTTTGATGAG CTTCTTTTGATGAAGAGAGGAGGACAAATCATATACGGTGGTCCCCTTGGTCTACATTCTCAAAAACTTATAGAATACTTTGAG GCTATTCCAGGAGTACCGAAAATCAGAGACGGATATAACCCCGCGACATGGATGTTAGAGATCAGTTCCCCTGCAGTTGAGTCTCAGCTTGGTGTAGACTTTGCAGAATTGTACAATAAGTCAGAATTATATCA GAGGAATCAAGAGCTTATTGAAGAGCTAAGCACACCATTACCGGGAACAAAGGACCTTTATTTCCCTACTAGATACTCTCAGTCCTTCATAACTCAGTGCAAAGCTTGCTTTTGGAAACAGCAAATGTCATACTGGAGGAATCCAACTTATAATGCCATCCGGTTCTTCATGACAATAGCTGTAGGGATAATTTTTGGATTCATTTTTTGGAAAAAAGGAGATAAAAC TGAAACAGAGCAGGACCTTATAAATCTAGTGGGAGCTATGTATACTACAATTTTCTTTCTTGGATCCACCAACACAAATGCTGTCCAACCTGTTGTTGCAATAGAAAGAACTGTGTTCTACCGAGAAAGAGCGGCTGGAATGTACTCAGCTCTCCCTTATGCAATTGCTCAG GTAGCAATAGAATGTATATATGTTGCAATCCAGACAATGATCTACACACTTATCATTCACTCAATGATGGGGTTCCTTTGGCATGCTGACAAGTTCTTCTGGTTATACTATTTCATATTCATTTCTTTTGTCTACTTCACACTTTATGGAATGATGACTGTGGCTCTCACACCAAACCACCAAATCGCTGCGATTGTCATGTCCTTCTTCCTGATGTTCTGGAACATGTTCGCCGGTTTCCTTATCCGAAAGTCG CAAATTCCAATATGGTGGAGGTGGTTCTACTGGGCTAGCCCACCAGCTTGGACCATATATGGTCTACTAACCTCACAGATAGGTGACAAAGATTCTCCAGTTGCAGTTCCTGGATCTGGCACATTATCAGTGAGACACTACCTTGAGAAACAAATGGGTTATCACTACAACTTTCTCGGAGAAGTTGCTGTGGCTCATGTTGCTTTTGTTTTAATAtttctctttgtatttgcataTAGCATCAGGTACCTCAATTTCCAGACAAGATAA